In Microbulbifer pacificus, the genomic stretch AGGCGCAGGACATGCGCTACGGTGCCGCGCTGTATCACTACTTTCAGGGCAACAGCTTCGAAGCGCTGAGTACCCTGATGGTATCGGACCTGCGCGGTGGAATCCGCTATCACGCCGACAATGCGGATCTGATTCGCGGCGGGATCAGCCTTACCTTCGGGCTTGAGCAACAAGCCGCGGAACTGTTTGAGAAGCAGCTACTGAAGGCCGGGGAAGAAGACCAACAAGAGCGCCTCGCCCGCTACCGGGAAATCGCCTGGCTGAAACTGGCGGAACTCAACTACCGTCACCAGGACTGGGACACCGCTGCGCAGCAGTTAGAGAAATCCGGCGCGATGCACCAGAGCGCCCTGACGCTCAACCTCGCGATTCGCCGCGGCGATCTGCAACAGGCGCGTCAACTTCTGAACATGGCCGATCTGCCCGTGGCGGAGCGCGCCCTGGCGCTCAGCAATCTGGCCGCGGCGCAGGCACGTTCACAACAATTTGAGATTGCCGCTCAGGATTATCGCCGAGCGGCTCTGCTGGTAGAGCAGGCGCTGAGCCGGCCGGACATGTCTTCGGAATCGGAAGAAGAGCTGCGCATTCTGCGCGACAAGGCGAGAATAGGTGCGGGTTATGCCATGGCCCTCAGCGGCGACCTGATCGCGGCGGCGGAAGAATTCCGCGGCGTGCGCCTGGATACGCCCTGGTCCGCAGATGCGCTGCTGGGGCTTGGCTGGGCCTCCGTAAATGGTGGCAACCATCAGCAGGCCGTTGATGCGCTTGGTTATCTTATTCGAGAAAACCCTCTCTCCCCCCAGGTACAGGAAGCGCTGCTGGCGTTGCCGTTCAGCTACGAACAGCTGCGCCGGCCCAAACTCGCACTGCGCGCGTACCAGAATGCAGAGCGCAAGTACGAACAGGCGCTGGACGATCTGCACAAATTGCACAGTGCCGCCGCACATCTGCAATTTGCCGAAGTCAACGCCGAGTCGGACATTGAACTGCGCCGCTATGGCTGGCTGGAGGACGCAACCACTCCAGCGCTCATCCGGATGAACCAGCAATACCTGTTACAGATGATGCAGAGCGACCGCTTACAGCTGCAGTTGTCTGAACTGCGTGACCTGCGCCATCTGGACCGGGTGCTGGAGCAGTGGCAAGAACGATTGCCAGAACTCCACACCTTGATCGACGAGCGCGAGCAGCGCCGCATCGACATCGTGCAGCGGCACAGCAGCGCGCAGTACGACCAGCAGGTGCAGATTGCCGAGCAGGAACTGGCGAAATTAAAGCGGGCACTTGCACGTATTGAAGCGGATGCAGACGGACTCGCCATGCTCGCCACCAGCGACAGTGAGGCTGCCGGGTTATTCCAAATGGTACGCGAGGCCGAAGCCCGCTACGCGCGCCTTATGGCAGCGGGCAAGACCAGCAACTATCAACAGCAGACACTGGCGCGAGCCCGCGGCATTCTGCAGTGGCAGGCGGCCGAACAGTATCACGACAACCTTTGGCAGAAGCGCAAGGCCATCACCTCGCTGGAACAGGAACTCACAACCGCGGCGCGCCGCGAGCGCAAGGTCGCGCGTATCGCTGCCGAAGCACCACAGCTGAATCTGCTGGCGGGCAGCGTGGATGACGCCGGCCTGCGTCTGCAGCAGCAACGCAACACGATCCACCGTGCAAGCAGTATTCTCGAAGCGCGAATCCGCGAAGATATGCGCACAGCGCTGGTGCAGGCGACGGAACGTGTCGAGCAATACATGGCGCATACCCGGCTCGCCATTGCGCGCATCCAGGATGCCGCCATGCAGGGGATGTACGACCTGCCACCGGAAATTGACACTCCGTCGGTCTCCGGTGCCGCGTCCGCACCGGGCGATATGAAGACCGAAACCGGCAGCGCACCTGATATCCACAGTGAAGCACAACCCAGCGAGCCATCTGACATATCCGAAGCGGAAGCCGAGCCCGACACCGCGACCGAGGTGCCATTGTGAAGTCCGCCCATCTCCGCCAGCGACACAAACTGCTTGCACTGGCCATCTGTGCCAGCACCACACTGGGCGGCTGCTCCGGCATATTCAACCCGGGCACGGGTAAGTTTCACCCGGGAACCACACTCGCGGACCTACCAGCCAGCGCTCTGCCCAACGAGCCGCTGGTGACCATGCCGCGGGTGGAGCTGCCGGTACTGATCGAGAGCTATGAAAAGGCGCTCGCTGCCAACAGCGATCCCAAAACCCGCCGTCAGATCCAGCTGCGCCTCGCCGACCTGGAGATGGAGCGCCTGGAACAGCTGCAGGCAGACAATCCCGCCATGGCCGTCGCCTACGGCGATGCGGTGCGCCACTATGAGGCCCTGCTGCAGACGTCCGCGGACGACGACTACCTCGCCTATCGCCTGGCGCGCGCACGTGCTCTGGATGGCAATACCTCCGGCGCCCTCGCCGCACTGGAAAATATTGTCGATACCACACCCGATTCTCCGTTTATCGCCGAGGCACTGTTCCGCCGCGGTGAGGCAGCATTCGGACGCAAACAGTATCGCGCGGCGGAGCGTGATTTTGCGGCGGTGCTGGCGGAGGGCGACACGCCATTCGCGCGCAATGCACGCTACATGCTCGGTTGGAGCCAGTTCAAGGATGCGCGTTATCGCGAG encodes the following:
- a CDS encoding tetratricopeptide repeat protein, with protein sequence MLFPPSIKRALHRSSLALAIASALMSTATVSADNAAEAEPVEKHKTGAPAQKFQQAQDMRYGAALYHYFQGNSFEALSTLMVSDLRGGIRYHADNADLIRGGISLTFGLEQQAAELFEKQLLKAGEEDQQERLARYREIAWLKLAELNYRHQDWDTAAQQLEKSGAMHQSALTLNLAIRRGDLQQARQLLNMADLPVAERALALSNLAAAQARSQQFEIAAQDYRRAALLVEQALSRPDMSSESEEELRILRDKARIGAGYAMALSGDLIAAAEEFRGVRLDTPWSADALLGLGWASVNGGNHQQAVDALGYLIRENPLSPQVQEALLALPFSYEQLRRPKLALRAYQNAERKYEQALDDLHKLHSAAAHLQFAEVNAESDIELRRYGWLEDATTPALIRMNQQYLLQMMQSDRLQLQLSELRDLRHLDRVLEQWQERLPELHTLIDEREQRRIDIVQRHSSAQYDQQVQIAEQELAKLKRALARIEADADGLAMLATSDSEAAGLFQMVREAEARYARLMAAGKTSNYQQQTLARARGILQWQAAEQYHDNLWQKRKAITSLEQELTTAARRERKVARIAAEAPQLNLLAGSVDDAGLRLQQQRNTIHRASSILEARIREDMRTALVQATERVEQYMAHTRLAIARIQDAAMQGMYDLPPEIDTPSVSGAASAPGDMKTETGSAPDIHSEAQPSEPSDISEAEAEPDTATEVPL